A single Aggregatilinea lenta DNA region contains:
- a CDS encoding CinA family protein has translation MPDPELLTSNSELDHHVQHVLTARQLTIATAESSTGGLIAARLTALSGSSAYVMGGVVTYSDQFKRDLLGVRQEALSGYGAVSEPVARQMADGVRELLRTDLAVSVTGIAGPTGETPTKPLGLHFIGLSTTEGTWVRRFIFEGNRGENRQAAADAAFKLVLDYLDRNL, from the coding sequence ATGCCCGATCCTGAGCTTTTAACGAGCAATTCCGAACTCGACCACCACGTGCAGCACGTGCTGACCGCCCGCCAACTGACGATCGCCACGGCTGAATCGAGCACGGGCGGGCTGATCGCCGCACGCCTGACGGCGCTGAGCGGCAGCTCGGCGTACGTGATGGGTGGTGTGGTGACCTATTCCGACCAGTTCAAGCGCGACCTGCTCGGCGTGCGGCAGGAGGCGCTGAGCGGGTACGGCGCGGTCAGCGAGCCGGTCGCGCGGCAGATGGCCGACGGCGTGCGCGAATTGCTGCGCACCGATCTGGCCGTGAGTGTGACGGGGATCGCCGGGCCGACCGGGGAAACGCCGACCAAACCGCTGGGCCTGCACTTCATCGGCCTGAGCACGACCGAGGGCACGTGGGTGCGGCGCTTCATCTTCGAAGGCAATCGCGGCGAGAACCGGCAGGCAGCAGCCGACGCGGCGTTCAAGTTGGTGCTGGACTACCTGGACAGGAACCTGTGA
- a CDS encoding thioesterase family protein: MTDSLAPGLTGERSVTVTADLTARALGSGLVEVYATPSLIALLEAAAVAALDGHLAEGQTSVGTHLDVRHLAATPVGMTVRAQATLREVDGRRLAFDVAAWDDAEQIASGTHERYLVDGARFIQRANAKARGAAEA; this comes from the coding sequence ATGACTGACTCCCTCGCGCCCGGCCTGACCGGGGAACGCAGCGTCACCGTGACCGCCGATCTCACCGCCCGCGCGCTGGGCAGCGGACTGGTGGAGGTCTATGCCACGCCCTCGTTGATCGCACTGTTGGAAGCCGCTGCAGTCGCCGCCCTGGATGGGCATCTGGCCGAGGGGCAGACCAGCGTTGGCACGCACCTCGACGTGCGCCATCTCGCCGCGACGCCGGTCGGCATGACGGTACGCGCCCAGGCGACGCTGCGCGAGGTCGATGGGCGGCGGCTGGCCTTCGACGTGGCCGCGTGGGACGACGCGGAGCAAATCGCGTCCGGCACGCACGAGCGCTACCTCGTGGACGGCGCGCGCTTCATCCAGCGGGCAAACGCGAAAGCACGCGGCGCAGCGGAGGCGTAG
- a CDS encoding GNAT family N-acetyltransferase: MSADHPAPLDVTIRPAGAADRAQIAALKPSQADVSIERRLRETRSGESVYLVAIDGDRVVGHVFLRLYGNPSDPNAPVIEDLYIHAGFRGRGIGTALLVRCEAIAREGGYPAIQLSVGVQNEGAQRLYTRFGYVATGRPVYIGGVYEGMPERVMDLKKTFAVNDRKGPSSND; this comes from the coding sequence GTGAGCGCAGACCATCCCGCACCCCTGGACGTGACCATCCGCCCGGCAGGGGCCGCCGACCGCGCGCAGATCGCGGCGCTCAAGCCATCCCAGGCGGACGTGTCCATCGAACGCCGCCTGCGGGAGACGCGGTCCGGCGAGTCGGTGTATCTGGTGGCCATTGATGGCGACCGGGTAGTCGGGCACGTCTTCCTGAGGCTGTACGGCAACCCCAGCGATCCCAACGCCCCGGTCATAGAGGACCTCTACATCCACGCCGGCTTCCGGGGCCGGGGCATTGGCACGGCGCTGCTGGTGCGCTGCGAAGCGATCGCGCGCGAAGGCGGCTATCCCGCCATCCAGCTCTCGGTCGGCGTGCAAAACGAAGGCGCGCAGCGACTCTACACCCGGTTCGGCTACGTCGCAACGGGCCGTCCGGTTTACATCGGCGGCGTGTACGAAGGCATGCCGGAACGGGTGATGGATCTCAAGAAGACGTTCGCTGTGAACGACCGGAAAGGACCGTCCAGCAATGACTGA
- a CDS encoding nuclear transport factor 2 family protein, whose amino-acid sequence MSEIANLQTVEALWDAFDRFDFDAAGDLLHDDFLCEWPQSGERIRGRENFVAVNKVYPGQWRCTIQRILVCGDEVVTETQVSDGDTSNTAISFFTLAGGKIVHLREYWPDPYPAPDWRAQWVERL is encoded by the coding sequence ATGAGTGAGATCGCCAACCTCCAGACCGTTGAGGCGCTGTGGGACGCCTTCGATCGCTTCGACTTCGACGCCGCCGGAGACCTGCTGCACGACGACTTCCTGTGCGAGTGGCCGCAGTCCGGCGAGCGCATTCGCGGGCGCGAGAACTTCGTCGCCGTCAACAAGGTTTATCCCGGCCAGTGGCGCTGCACCATCCAGCGGATTCTCGTCTGCGGGGATGAAGTGGTGACCGAGACGCAGGTCAGCGACGGCGACACATCCAACACCGCGATCTCGTTCTTCACGCTGGCAGGCGGCAAGATCGTGCACCTGCGCGAGTACTGGCCCGATCCGTATCCTGCGCCGGACTGGCGCGCGCAGTGGGTCGAGCGGCTGTGA
- a CDS encoding ArnT family glycosyltransferase: protein MIKRTEAAALSLIVMAYLVLASLYALRTPDWQAPDEPAHYNYIAQLADGDLPVLEMGDWQQDYLDELRATDFDPALLDRLDTLQYEDHQPPLAYALDVPVYLATDGDLTAIRLFSVLIGACVIVTAWATLRILLPRWPVVALVGTAFMAFLPQHVAILGSVSNDPAAELIVALLLLACVRYVGNTSDPDAVEPPKRIGPLVLGLLVGAALFTKTTIYFVAGIAALAVLLRWRRDRWSFGRAVAHLAAVILPALLIGGIWWGRNISVYGGTDFVGLQRHDEVTVGQPRTDDYIDTMYGGSTRLYLENYAETTFHSFWGQFGWMELVMPDRIYTILLVFTVAALAGALLFMLYARGPRRLSGPQWDALLLFAAAFVLVLAAYLIYNLDFVQFQGRYLYPALLPLALLVGIGLYGWVAPLAARIPVLSVVPLLVMGILGVFALYALETYIVPNLPAW from the coding sequence GTGATCAAGCGCACCGAAGCTGCCGCCCTCTCGCTGATCGTTATGGCCTACCTCGTGCTGGCGTCGCTGTATGCGCTGCGCACGCCGGACTGGCAGGCCCCCGACGAACCCGCCCATTACAACTACATCGCGCAGTTGGCGGACGGCGATCTGCCCGTGCTGGAAATGGGCGACTGGCAGCAGGATTACCTCGACGAGCTGCGCGCGACGGATTTCGATCCCGCGCTGCTGGACCGGCTCGACACGCTGCAGTACGAGGATCACCAGCCGCCGTTGGCCTACGCACTGGACGTGCCGGTCTATCTGGCGACAGACGGCGACCTGACCGCGATACGGCTGTTTTCGGTGCTGATCGGCGCGTGCGTGATCGTCACGGCGTGGGCGACGCTGCGCATCCTGCTGCCGCGCTGGCCGGTGGTCGCCCTGGTCGGCACGGCGTTCATGGCCTTCCTGCCGCAGCATGTGGCGATCCTGGGCAGCGTCAGCAACGACCCGGCGGCGGAGCTGATCGTCGCGCTGCTGCTGCTGGCCTGCGTGCGCTATGTGGGTAACACTTCCGACCCGGACGCCGTCGAACCGCCGAAGCGGATCGGTCCGCTGGTGTTGGGGCTGCTGGTCGGCGCGGCGCTGTTCACCAAGACTACCATCTACTTCGTGGCGGGGATCGCGGCCCTGGCTGTACTGCTGCGCTGGCGGCGCGATCGCTGGTCGTTCGGACGCGCGGTGGCGCATCTGGCCGCCGTGATCCTGCCCGCGCTGCTGATCGGCGGCATCTGGTGGGGGCGCAACATCAGCGTCTACGGCGGCACGGACTTCGTCGGGCTTCAGCGCCACGATGAGGTGACGGTCGGGCAGCCGCGCACGGATGATTACATCGACACGATGTACGGCGGCAGCACGCGCCTCTACCTGGAAAACTACGCCGAAACGACCTTCCACAGTTTTTGGGGCCAGTTCGGGTGGATGGAACTGGTCATGCCGGACCGGATCTATACGATCCTGCTGGTCTTCACCGTTGCCGCGCTGGCCGGGGCGCTGTTGTTCATGCTCTATGCGCGCGGGCCGCGCCGCCTCAGCGGGCCGCAGTGGGATGCCCTGCTGTTGTTCGCGGCAGCATTCGTGCTCGTGCTGGCCGCGTATCTGATTTACAACCTGGACTTCGTGCAGTTCCAGGGCCGCTACCTCTACCCGGCGCTGCTTCCATTGGCGCTGCTGGTCGGGATCGGGTTGTATGGCTGGGTTGCCCCACTCGCGGCGCGGATTCCGGTGCTGTCGGTGGTGCCCCTGCTCGTCATGGGCATCCTGGGCGTCTTCGCACTCTATGCGCTCGAAACGTATATCGTGCCCAATCTCCCCGCGTGGTAA
- the metG gene encoding methionine--tRNA ligase, with translation MPEFIHVSLAWPYANGDMHAGHFAGCYLPADIFARYQRMKGNTVLAVSGSDAHGTPITVEADRLGITPREVFEYYHHRFLETQKQMGISYDLFTHTDTENHTRVAQDIFLLLLERGHLHRETQRMLYSETEHRFLPDRYVEGKCPVCGFEPARGDQCDNCGSLLDALDLINPRSKIDGSIPVVRETEHFFLALDDFIGALETYLGSGKEHWRDNVLKVSQNKAKDLHARPITRDIEWGIPIPLEGWETKRMYVWFEAVMGYLTASIEWAKNTGQPDAWKQWWYNPDAKLYNFIGKDNIEFHTIIWPAELTGIDGLYANEGDGHLNLPYDVPANEFMNIEGKQFSKSRNWAVWMPDILERYAPDQIRYYIATTLPETRDSDWSWEGFVMRNNTELLAAWGNLVNRVLSFAAKHFDGTVPQPGDLRDFDREIIAKTEAGFQTVGALLDAVKLRDALAEAMALAREVNAYLDYAPWFKVVKQDKQAAATTIYTALRCIDNLKTLLAPFVPFSSQRVHEFLGYDGQLFGEQKIVTYEESERTHEALTIDNSQAIGHWAAGDLPVGQALRKPEPLFRKLEPEVIDEERARLGQPREVAGLTGKA, from the coding sequence ATGCCAGAGTTCATTCACGTTTCGCTTGCCTGGCCCTACGCCAACGGCGACATGCACGCCGGTCACTTCGCCGGGTGCTACCTACCCGCCGACATTTTCGCGCGCTACCAGCGCATGAAGGGCAACACCGTGCTGGCCGTCAGCGGCTCGGACGCGCACGGCACGCCCATTACCGTCGAGGCGGACCGGCTCGGCATCACGCCGCGCGAAGTCTTCGAGTATTACCATCACCGCTTCCTCGAAACGCAGAAGCAGATGGGCATCAGCTACGACCTGTTCACCCATACCGACACGGAAAATCACACCCGCGTCGCGCAGGATATCTTCCTGCTGCTGCTCGAACGCGGTCACCTGCACCGCGAGACGCAGCGTATGCTCTACAGCGAGACGGAACACCGCTTCCTGCCCGACCGCTACGTCGAGGGCAAGTGCCCGGTGTGCGGCTTCGAACCGGCGCGCGGCGACCAGTGCGACAACTGTGGCTCGCTGCTCGACGCGCTCGACCTGATCAACCCGCGCAGCAAGATCGACGGCAGCATCCCCGTCGTGCGCGAGACGGAGCACTTCTTCCTGGCGCTCGACGACTTCATCGGCGCGCTGGAAACATATCTCGGCAGCGGCAAAGAGCACTGGCGTGATAACGTGCTCAAGGTGTCGCAGAACAAGGCCAAGGACCTGCACGCGCGTCCGATCACACGCGACATCGAATGGGGCATCCCCATCCCGCTGGAGGGCTGGGAAACCAAGCGCATGTACGTCTGGTTCGAGGCGGTGATGGGTTACCTGACCGCCAGCATCGAGTGGGCCAAAAACACCGGCCAGCCTGACGCCTGGAAGCAGTGGTGGTATAACCCGGATGCCAAGCTGTATAACTTCATCGGCAAGGACAACATCGAGTTCCACACGATCATCTGGCCTGCCGAGCTGACCGGCATCGATGGGCTGTACGCGAACGAGGGCGACGGCCACCTCAACCTGCCCTACGACGTGCCCGCCAACGAGTTCATGAACATCGAGGGTAAACAGTTCTCCAAGAGCCGCAACTGGGCGGTGTGGATGCCCGACATTCTGGAGCGCTACGCGCCGGACCAGATCCGCTACTACATCGCCACGACGCTGCCCGAAACCCGCGACTCCGACTGGAGCTGGGAAGGCTTCGTGATGCGCAACAATACGGAGCTGCTGGCCGCGTGGGGCAACCTGGTCAACCGCGTGCTGAGCTTCGCGGCCAAGCACTTCGACGGCACCGTGCCCCAGCCGGGCGACCTGCGCGACTTCGACCGCGAGATCATCGCCAAGACCGAAGCCGGGTTCCAGACGGTCGGTGCGCTCCTGGATGCGGTCAAGCTGCGCGACGCGCTGGCCGAGGCAATGGCCCTGGCGCGCGAGGTGAACGCTTATCTCGATTACGCGCCGTGGTTCAAGGTGGTCAAGCAGGACAAGCAGGCCGCCGCGACAACGATCTACACCGCGCTGCGCTGCATCGACAACCTGAAGACGCTGCTCGCGCCGTTCGTGCCGTTCAGCTCGCAGCGCGTGCACGAATTCCTCGGCTACGACGGCCAGTTGTTCGGGGAACAGAAGATCGTCACGTACGAGGAATCCGAGCGCACACACGAAGCACTGACCATCGACAACTCGCAGGCCATCGGACACTGGGCGGCGGGCGATCTGCCTGTCGGGCAGGCGCTGCGCAAGCCGGAGCCGCTGTTCCGCAAGCTGGAGCCGGAAGTGATCGACGAGGAGCGGGCGCGCCTGGGCCAGCCGCGCGAGGTCGCGGGCCTGACCGGGAAGGCGTAA
- the pyrB gene encoding aspartate carbamoyltransferase, which yields MNSSVSNHNDLRHSSDYLQRYTPEKIAGDFTGKHIISVEQFDRDDLKILFDATASIRKRLKQRDRGLLELGAGRLMVTLFYEASTRTDMSFQAAMRHLGGEVVAASNGVQFSSVYKGENLGDTVRAAGCYADIIVLRHPDVGSSYEAAYYLDRLAEQLGRKTLIISGGDGVGEHPTQALLDMFTIYDFKKGFDNLMITLVGDLKHGRTVHSLAKLLARYQAQNTTISLVSPPMLRMPAEIIEYCKSAGLTIYETEDLSEVLGKTDVLYWTRVQEERFANREDYEAIKDGFIMTPPVLAQAPENMILMHPLPRKGEMGTPTDHDLLDADKRAVYFQQMENGMFVRMTLLAKVLGDLWV from the coding sequence GTGAACAGCAGCGTATCTAACCACAATGACCTCCGCCACTCTAGCGACTACCTTCAGCGCTACACGCCCGAAAAGATCGCCGGAGACTTCACCGGCAAGCACATCATTTCCGTGGAACAGTTCGACCGCGATGACCTGAAGATCCTGTTCGACGCGACGGCCTCCATCCGCAAGCGCCTGAAGCAGCGCGACCGTGGCCTGCTGGAACTGGGCGCGGGCAGACTGATGGTCACGCTGTTCTACGAGGCCAGCACCCGTACCGATATGTCCTTCCAGGCGGCCATGCGTCACCTGGGCGGCGAAGTCGTCGCGGCCAGCAACGGCGTGCAGTTCTCCTCGGTTTACAAGGGCGAGAACCTGGGCGACACGGTCCGCGCGGCGGGCTGCTACGCGGACATCATCGTGCTGCGCCACCCGGACGTCGGCTCGTCCTACGAAGCGGCCTACTACCTCGACCGCCTGGCCGAGCAGCTCGGACGCAAGACGCTCATCATCAGCGGCGGCGACGGCGTGGGCGAGCATCCCACCCAGGCCCTGCTCGACATGTTCACCATCTACGACTTCAAGAAGGGTTTCGACAACCTGATGATTACGCTGGTGGGCGACCTGAAGCACGGGCGCACGGTCCACTCGCTCGCCAAGCTGCTGGCCCGCTATCAGGCGCAGAACACGACCATCTCGCTCGTCTCGCCGCCCATGCTGCGCATGCCCGCCGAGATCATCGAGTACTGCAAGTCCGCCGGGCTGACCATCTACGAAACCGAGGACCTGTCCGAAGTGCTCGGCAAAACGGACGTGCTCTACTGGACGCGCGTCCAGGAAGAGCGCTTCGCGAACCGCGAAGACTACGAGGCCATCAAGGACGGCTTCATCATGACGCCGCCCGTTCTGGCTCAGGCTCCCGAAAACATGATCCTGATGCACCCGCTGCCCCGCAAGGGCGAGATGGGCACGCCCACCGACCACGACCTGCTCGACGCCGACAAGCGCGCCGTCTACTTCCAGCAGATGGAAAACGGCATGTTCGTGCGGATGACGCTGCTGGCGAAGGTCCTTGGGGACCTGTGGGTCTAG
- a CDS encoding dihydroorotase: protein MTRLIRLPGMLDPHVHLRDLDWSHKSTFASETAAAVAGGYWAVFDMPNTPPSTTTRPALDRKLASIGAQAVCDWGIYFGASQDDNSAEYAGAIDDVCGLKIYNNATTGNLLIGEQAARVPHYRAWPGRKPIAVHAEGPTVAEILALVRETGKHTHFCHISTAEEINYLSAAKADGLPVSIGVTPHHLFLTEDDVRTLGPFGRMKPELKTQADVNALWDAIRAGLVDVIESDHAPHTRAEKLGDVPPSGVPGLETSLPLMLTAAHEGRVELERVLAMLTTEPQRIFGVTPPDGTYTLVDLDDSYVIEDASLFTACGWSPFAGTRVQGRVREVWIRGQQVFDGENVLVPQGFGQNLAASQH from the coding sequence ATGACACGGCTTATCCGTCTGCCGGGTATGCTCGATCCGCACGTGCATCTGCGCGATCTCGACTGGTCGCACAAGAGCACGTTCGCCAGCGAGACGGCGGCGGCGGTGGCGGGGGGCTATTGGGCGGTGTTCGACATGCCCAATACCCCGCCCAGCACCACCACCCGTCCCGCGCTGGATCGTAAGCTGGCGAGCATCGGCGCGCAGGCCGTCTGTGACTGGGGCATCTACTTCGGCGCCAGCCAGGACGACAACAGCGCCGAATACGCGGGCGCGATCGATGACGTGTGCGGGCTGAAGATCTACAACAACGCCACCACCGGCAACCTGCTGATCGGGGAGCAGGCTGCGCGCGTGCCGCACTACCGCGCGTGGCCGGGCCGCAAGCCCATCGCCGTGCACGCGGAGGGTCCGACCGTGGCCGAGATCCTGGCGCTGGTGCGCGAAACGGGCAAGCACACGCACTTCTGCCACATCAGTACCGCCGAGGAGATCAACTACCTGAGCGCGGCGAAAGCGGACGGGCTGCCGGTCAGCATCGGCGTGACGCCGCATCACCTGTTTTTAACCGAAGACGACGTGCGCACACTCGGCCCGTTCGGGCGCATGAAGCCGGAACTCAAGACGCAGGCGGACGTCAACGCGCTGTGGGACGCCATCCGCGCCGGGCTGGTGGACGTGATCGAATCCGACCACGCGCCGCACACCCGCGCCGAAAAGCTGGGCGACGTGCCGCCTTCGGGTGTGCCGGGCCTGGAAACGAGCCTGCCGCTGATGCTCACCGCCGCCCACGAGGGACGCGTCGAGCTGGAGCGTGTGCTCGCCATGCTGACCACCGAGCCGCAGCGCATCTTCGGCGTGACGCCGCCCGATGGCACGTACACCCTGGTTGATCTCGATGACAGTTACGTCATCGAGGATGCCAGTCTGTTCACTGCCTGCGGCTGGTCGCCGTTCGCCGGGACGCGCGTGCAGGGCCGCGTGCGCGAAGTGTGGATTCGCGGGCAGCAGGTCTTCGACGGCGAAAACGTGCTCGTGCCGCAGGGGTTCGGCCAGAACCTCGCCGCGTCGCAACACTAA
- a CDS encoding dihydroorotate dehydrogenase, giving the protein MSSLTRAARSLVLNTYDLAYERLARPVIFRRSAQDAHERMLVMLSRLDDARPAVWALGGLHALVARPHPVTVGGVALPSPLILAAGFVKGHGFADEDAAHAAVERGENIIPGWRTIPRLLGPIEFGSFTRWPRLGNSGVVVWRHPEAHATQNRVGLRNPGAQAAARFLARRAPDLPDVYGINIAVSPGVSDPAQEQREVIESIVAFLDAGLRPAWITLNLSCPNTEDDPGNRQTESGTRALCDAVIEQLMPQNIPLWVKIGPTLAEAQIRVLMRVFAETGVRAVIATNTLPMPAPGDPALSAGMAGRLLHARALAVAGTLLDERARTGAEVDVIGCGGVEDGATARAFLRAGASAVQYWSALVYRGPLAPALIAKEAFRDA; this is encoded by the coding sequence ATGAGCAGCCTCACCCGCGCGGCACGATCCCTGGTCCTGAACACATACGATCTGGCCTACGAACGCCTCGCCCGCCCGGTGATCTTCCGCCGCTCTGCGCAGGACGCGCACGAGCGTATGCTGGTGATGCTGTCCCGGCTGGACGACGCGCGCCCGGCAGTGTGGGCGCTCGGTGGACTGCACGCGCTGGTCGCGCGCCCGCATCCGGTGACGGTTGGCGGCGTGGCGCTGCCTTCCCCACTGATCCTGGCGGCGGGCTTCGTCAAGGGACACGGCTTCGCGGACGAAGACGCGGCGCATGCCGCCGTGGAGCGCGGCGAGAATATCATCCCCGGTTGGCGGACCATCCCGCGCCTGCTGGGGCCAATCGAGTTCGGCTCGTTCACGCGCTGGCCGCGCCTGGGTAATTCCGGCGTGGTCGTGTGGCGGCATCCCGAAGCCCACGCGACACAAAATCGCGTCGGGCTGCGCAATCCGGGTGCGCAGGCGGCGGCACGGTTCCTGGCCCGCCGCGCGCCCGACCTGCCGGATGTGTACGGGATCAATATCGCGGTCAGCCCCGGCGTCAGCGACCCGGCGCAGGAGCAGCGCGAGGTGATCGAGTCCATCGTTGCGTTTCTGGACGCGGGCCTGCGTCCGGCCTGGATCACGCTCAACCTGAGCTGCCCCAACACCGAAGACGATCCCGGCAACCGCCAGACCGAATCCGGCACGCGCGCCCTGTGCGATGCAGTGATCGAGCAGCTAATGCCGCAGAACATCCCGCTGTGGGTCAAGATCGGCCCAACGCTGGCCGAGGCGCAGATCCGCGTGCTGATGCGCGTCTTTGCCGAGACGGGCGTGCGCGCCGTAATTGCCACCAACACCCTGCCCATGCCCGCCCCCGGCGATCCGGCCCTCAGCGCGGGCATGGCGGGCCGCCTGCTGCACGCGCGGGCGCTGGCCGTCGCCGGGACGCTGCTTGACGAGCGCGCGCGGACCGGCGCAGAGGTGGACGTCATCGGCTGCGGCGGCGTGGAAGACGGCGCAACGGCGCGAGCGTTTTTGCGCGCGGGCGCGTCGGCGGTACAGTACTGGTCTGCGCTGGTGTACCGGGGTCCGCTAGCCCCGGCCTTGATCGCCAAAGAAGCATTCCGAGATGCGTAG
- the pyrE gene encoding orotate phosphoribosyltransferase: MSTVAVEVARALIEIGAVGFSPDKPITFKSGILSPVYVDNRRLPYWPAQWQTVIQGFRKAVNDQQIAFDVIAGIETAGIPHSAALAYSLERPSVFVRKQAKDHGTRSRIEGGDVTGKRVLLVEDLVTTGGSSLSGVEALRDDGAVVENCLAIISYGFTEAAEAFEAAHVTLHTLTAFDVVLDQALEMGRFGGREHEIIADWLRDPHGWADRQEVAE, encoded by the coding sequence ATGTCAACGGTTGCAGTCGAGGTCGCACGGGCGCTGATCGAGATCGGCGCAGTGGGCTTCTCGCCCGACAAGCCGATCACGTTCAAGTCCGGCATTCTGTCGCCCGTGTACGTGGACAACCGGCGGCTTCCCTACTGGCCCGCCCAGTGGCAGACCGTCATCCAGGGATTCCGCAAAGCCGTCAACGACCAGCAGATCGCCTTCGACGTGATCGCGGGCATCGAGACGGCGGGCATTCCGCACAGCGCGGCCCTGGCCTACTCGCTCGAACGGCCTTCCGTGTTCGTGCGCAAGCAGGCCAAGGATCACGGCACGCGCAGCCGCATTGAAGGCGGCGACGTGACCGGCAAGCGCGTGCTGCTGGTCGAGGATCTGGTCACGACGGGCGGCAGCAGCCTGTCCGGCGTGGAGGCGCTGCGCGACGACGGCGCGGTGGTCGAGAACTGCCTGGCGATCATCAGCTACGGCTTCACGGAAGCGGCGGAAGCGTTCGAGGCGGCGCACGTCACGCTGCACACGCTGACCGCTTTCGACGTCGTGCTGGATCAGGCCCTGGAAATGGGACGTTTCGGCGGACGCGAGCACGAGATCATCGCCGACTGGCTGCGCGACCCGCACGGCTGGGCAGACCGGCAGGAGGTGGCTGAATGA
- the pyrF gene encoding orotidine-5'-phosphate decarboxylase, translating into MNAIDKFNARADAINSLLCVGLDSTLDKLPAQFGGNQAAFNRWIIEQTHPYAAAYKPNMAFYEARGEQGWRALRETMVFLRAEHPDILTICDAKRADIGSTNAGYVQAIFDDLGFDAVTLHPYLGREALAPFLERADKGCIVLCRTSNPGAGELQDRAIDGRPLWQVVAETVRDGWNANGNCMLVVGATYPDELRQVRALVGEMTLLVPGIGAQGGDAEATVTAGLNAAGKGIIVNSSRGIIFADDPAAESRALRDAINAYR; encoded by the coding sequence ATGAATGCGATCGACAAATTCAACGCCCGCGCGGACGCGATCAACTCGCTGCTGTGCGTTGGGCTGGACAGCACACTGGACAAGCTCCCGGCGCAGTTTGGGGGCAATCAGGCTGCGTTCAACCGTTGGATCATCGAGCAGACGCATCCGTATGCGGCGGCCTACAAACCCAACATGGCCTTTTACGAGGCGCGCGGCGAGCAGGGCTGGCGCGCGCTGCGCGAGACGATGGTATTCCTGCGCGCCGAGCATCCCGACATCCTGACCATCTGTGACGCCAAGCGCGCGGACATCGGCTCGACCAACGCGGGCTACGTGCAGGCCATCTTCGACGACCTGGGCTTCGACGCCGTGACGCTGCACCCGTACCTGGGGCGCGAGGCACTTGCGCCGTTTTTGGAGCGTGCGGACAAGGGCTGCATCGTGCTGTGCCGCACCTCGAACCCCGGCGCGGGCGAATTGCAGGATCGCGCCATCGACGGCAGGCCGCTGTGGCAGGTGGTCGCGGAGACGGTGCGCGACGGCTGGAACGCGAACGGCAACTGCATGCTGGTGGTGGGCGCGACGTATCCCGACGAACTGCGGCAGGTGCGCGCATTGGTGGGCGAGATGACGCTGCTGGTGCCGGGCATCGGCGCGCAGGGCGGCGACGCAGAAGCGACCGTTACGGCGGGGCTGAACGCGGCGGGCAAGGGCATCATCGTCAACAGCTCGCGCGGGATCATCTTCGCGGACGATCCGGCGGCGGAATCCCGCGCCCTGCGCGACGCGATCAATGCCTATCGTTAA